From the Trifolium pratense cultivar HEN17-A07 linkage group LG4, ARS_RC_1.1, whole genome shotgun sequence genome, the window ggcaaaattgcatttagggactaagttcatcaaagcacaatagatacCATCCAAGCCgtaaattatgaataaaatttcatataaaattgcattttaggcAACAACTAACTTTCGCATTAAGGAATCATCCAACGTTTTCAGGCTCATGTATATTTATCTTATTGTCGAAAGAGTTGGCTCATGTATACCACACCACCCTTCATagataatgaataaaatatttcatctcAGTGACAATTTCACTattagggtcataaaaatatttcatctcaGTGACATTAGATACCATCCCTTAATCATATGATTACAATTTCGTATGAAAATTGCATTGAAAGCCATCATCCAACTTTTGCATCATGAATAAAGAGTTAAAAATGCTAATATGCAAATATGTTGgaatgaaaattccaaaaatgtGCAAAACTCCATTATGTAACAAACAAAAAGTTGGTTTCTTTGTACATACCAGATAGATACTATTAGAAATAGTTCAAACTCGAAAGAGCTGGTTTCTTTGTACTTTGCTTCACTTGACTTGTTCCTTCCTTAAAGAATTCCTTTGAAAACCTTACAAAGTCGGTTTCTTTGTACCGGTAGGATAATCCAACACAAGTCACAAtccattttgcatttgcaaaattgcatttagggactaaggtTATCAAAGCACAGTAGATACCATCCAAGTcttaaattatgaataaaatttcatattaaaattgtattttaggCAACAACTAACTTCCGCATTAAGGCATCAACCAACGTTTTTAGGCTCATGTATACCACACTattagggtcataaaaataTTCCATATCAGCGACAATTTCACTattagggtcataaaaataTTCCATCTCAGCGACATTAGATACCATCCCCTAATCATATGATTACAATTTCATCTCAGCGACAATTTCACTATTAGGGTCATAAAAACATTCCATCTCAGCGACAATTTCACTATTAGAGTCGTAAAAACATTCCATCTCAGCGACATTTGATACCATCCCGTAATCATATGATTACAATTTCATCTCACCGACAATTTCACTATTAGGGTCATCAAAATCTTTCATCTCAGCGACAATTTCACTattagggtcataaaaataTTCCATCTCGGCGTCATTAAATACCATCCCTTAATCATATGATTTCAAAACATTGATGCCGAATAGGGTTTCGGACATAGCACACATTTGCTCaatttaaggtttttttttaatttatttctcaggcaagaagattgaatgttcttgaatattcaagaatgggaaaaatgagtaaaatattctaactttttttctcaagcagaagattgaatgttcttgaatattcaagaatgagaaaaatggctAAAAGATTCTAACTTTAATTTCTCAAGCAGGAGATTGAAATGTTCTTGAATATTCAAGATTGAGAAAATGGGTAAAagattctaattttttttctcaagcaAAAGATTGAATGGGTAAAAGATTTGACCTTTTTGTTAAGCataagattgaatgttcttgaataatcaaaactaaaaaaatggGTCTATAATCTTTCAAAATAATAGGTACTACCAAACAGGAACTTGTGAAAGAACACCTTTTCAATTAAGGTTCTTTGATTgttatttgttttcttcaagcaagcaagcaagcagaagattgaatgaaTAATGAAGAATTGGAAAAACATTACCGTATAAAACGAGAAAGACTTTATCTTTGTGTTCGTTGATGAAAACTCTACTGTTGCAGAAAATTGAAGACCCAGCAAATTGATTCGTTCtatttcttccttcttcatttCCGTTGATGAAACCACAATTGCGTATTTGACTCTTTTCTTGAAGAATGGAGAAAAAAGAACTCTATAAACTCTGCTTAAcattgaaacttgaaagaaagaaagaaagaagacaaAACAAGTGATGTAGTATGTGTTTTAAGACTACTTATAGGCTTTTAAAATTTGTTGGACTAAGTGATTCGGCCCAATACCTAGCTAATCATGCTTTagtaattttgataaataaataaaatattcaaggattaaataggaaaaaaaaattattatagattaaaaaaaattactttatatttcaaaatatgaCTTTTTGTGTAAATTTAGTCAAAACTAGTAGAAGttatttcaaatttattgatactccctccggttctttTCATGTTTATTTGGGGAAAGAGCCCATGGTAGAACTTCTAGTGTCGCCACCTGCACATGGGTGGTGGAACTCCCTGTATAGCATTAATCTATAGAAAAATATCGTCATAGGGACATCTCTCTTTGGCGAAAATCTCCTCACTGGTTCTCACCCTCTGCAAATCGACTTCTTCATCTCAGTTGCGAAGCTTCTCTTTTCCTGTGGAAAAAATCCTAACACAATTGTCCCCTCTCTTCAACGAAGTCAATGCTACTACTTTGAACTTATTCATAGAGTTGTTAATGTATTCACTAGTTTCTAGTGAATTattatgtttaatataaaattttaatatggtatTGAAGTTTATCGCCCGGGTTATCATCGTTTATATCCACGTATAAAAAATGTCACATAGAAAGGAGAGAATGAATAAATATGTaaagagtgattttttttttttttacaaatcattttttaatgatgagttaagttaaatataaaaacttaatTGAACCTTAAAAATTTGGGATAGGAGACAAATTTATAGAAACATCAATAACAAAAAAGGACTATCTTACATGTTTGAGTAAACCAAATAAGAATTTGAATCCTTTCcaatttttcttcatgttttctctcatttttcttacggttaattttctcttttttttattctttgtaatttacCAATCCTTACATTAAAATGTTtgacttgaaacaaacacaatagCAACACATGTTTGACTTGAAACAAAATGTTGGAGTTAGACAAAATAGCAAAGCATTTCCAGAGAGATATGTTCATCATCAACTGAAACTAAACAAAGGTTATAAATAATTACACTGAACTATTAGTTTAGGtggttttatattaaaaatatatccttatattaaaaattattacaaGATACTAGAGATTCATGCAGATAATTTACTAAAGGACCATTTAACTTTTTGACTTGCTTATCTAGTGACTAATATTCATTGATCAGTTGTTATAAGTTCTTCGACAGTAGTTATTAGCTTAATGAAATGCTTTCTCAATTATTGCCACCAACTTTATTTCGTAAAATTCTCCACCTCTGCAACCaaaatttggataaattaaaTCATGACAATAAGTACCATTAAAATGTATATAACTAACAATAATAAGATAAAACATATATACAAATGCACATATTAGtagttaatttatttattttgtcttaattatttgatttataacaaaaataagcTTGGATAATATGAAAGTCGATCTGAGTGGTAGGGTAGAATATGACTAAAACCTAATTTGACCTGAGATCAAACTTAGATGATTCTAATTGTCTCGAACTTAACCAAAACAATTCATCATTTGATAACTATAGCCAAAATACTCTCAAGCTCTCAGGTTTGATTCCCTCCGATGTCAATTTCGGTGGGTTAAATCCATACAGAggggaaaaaaaaactctgactttaaattGGACCCCCCGCAAATGGGTGGTAGGATTGGCCTCATTGAATTAGTCAGTCATAAGGCCGAATACCaggttttcaaaaaaaaaaaaaaaattatagccaaaataaatttgaatataattCAAATACTCCGGCCCGTCACTCTATTTTTAacaaagggtcatgttaacatgtgcaccaagggcacatgttaagctacctaaaaaggaaatataacaattaatgatacaaaatatttaatgtttaaaaagttgaattcacaaacttaacatttaatatttaccacatttatctccttaacatgtgcctttggtgcacatgttaacattctcctttaacAAATTAGTAGAGTAGAAAAGTCACCTTAGACAACTGTGCAGCAGTTTTATCAATAGTAAAGTCATCTCTTCCAGCAATATCTGCCCAATTCCCTTCACCCCATTTCTCAACAGCAGCTTGTAATTGCATATCCTCTTCCTTTGTCCatccttttcttttcctttgaaTATTTGATGTAACATTGTGACCAACTAATCCATTATTTTGTACATATTTAGTTGTTGAAGATACATTATTTAACCTTGTTTGTCTCTCAACAATAACTGGAAAAACAATGTTTGGCTTTTGTATCAAATTATTAAATGGTTGTGAACTTGTACTACATGAAGCATGTGATGATGGTGTTGGAACATTTATAGTCAAAGGAGCTTCAATTGTTGCGCTAGTTGGATTACATTCACTCATTGGAACAGAAGATATCATTACCTATTCAATAAAcagtttaagaaaaataaacatgCTGCTATAATATAAGTAGACATTATTCAACAAACCTttagataaaatttaataatgtactaaaattcaattatattattatgtaccAACCTGGACACATGCTGCAGCTTGCAAAGCAGTTTGTTTGGGAATGGATGGTAATGTTTCCTTTTCACATTCCAAGTCACTATCATCATCCTGTAACCAAGATTCAAAAGTACAAAGTACAATACAAATTCAAtgcataatttatttaaataaataataggtCAAATTAAAATGACAATGAAGCTACTGTACTGCATTAGCTAGCATAACTGATTGACCAGAGTTGtgctttctttttgtttttcttctgaAAATAGAGTAAATGAGAATTGAATTTAGAATTTTATGACTACTATTCAAACTCCCCACCGTTAAACCAAATTTAGAGACCTTCCAGAATTGTGGTTTTAAACACAAATACGGTGAAtggtatatattttttcaataattcttcttcttttttttttttttgtcaatggACGAAATGACTCTGGTCATGACGTCCAACCTAATATTCTCAACATTTCTACATGATTTTGGACAATTTTATTATTCCACTAAACATAAAAATGTAAGTCATTAACTCTTCTTCAACTACTTATATTTACATCTACGATTAAATTTcgtgtaaaaaaatattcaccATCTTTATAAAATCTACTGTTAGGATTGTATGTATCTCAAAAAGATTTCTTATTTTGAAATCAGCACACACTCAGTAATCTATAgtcaaaatatcaattaaaaaaaatagtaaaaatccATTGAaccgtttttttttcttcacaaaatACTGAACCGAATTTCTAAACGTTTTAAAtatggaaaataaaaattgtggtGTTGAAACGTGTACACAAAAAATTAGGCTTGAAACGTGTATCTTCAATGAAATTGATTCCAGTCTTTATTCTTGCTTGAATGAcaagttttagtttttttaggAAACTTGGAtggcaagtttttttttttttgtcaggctaaaaaatttatcttaaaaagtgaataagtgggtTCAAACCCTGGCTCCTAATATCTCTGTCAACTGAACTAAATTCAAGAgacaattatttattataagaaCGTCTTTTTCGGCTTTTACCACATGTGGTCTTTTCTACTAAATCACTACTAAATCAACTGACGattgattttttataagaacCTTAAATAACATgttacattcattttttttcttaaaaaaacaaagattttacacttatttttttttaatgtccgTTGCAAATCCAGAATTTTGTGTGATATAGTTATAAAACTATTTTGTGTGATCTCCATTAAACACTATATCTCATCTAAAATAAAGGACAATAGTAACCCCCACTCGCCCGCAATTGCTTTGACCTCCCCAACCAGATTAAATTGACGGAGATGGGTGAaagcattaaaaaaataaagtttgaaaATTGGTAAACAAAGAAGTAATAATACTACAATAAGAAGCATAATACTAACCAAAGGTAGATCATCATCTTCAAAATCAGCATCAATCAAGGAATGACCATAGGCCAAATGACGCCACAACATTTGATACTCTTTCGCACTCGAAATACCGGTCGAAGTTTTTTTCACCATCTCGTTCCAATTAATCTTCCAACGATCATGACTCGCCACTTCTTGCAATAACTTCAACAATGTGCTTGCATCGTACCTACAatacatcataaaaaataacattacaagCACCAAAACGCGCAAAAttgtgaagaaaaaatgaacgagaaagagagagagatacTTTTGTAAGAGAACAAGAGAGTCTTGCTCAGTGAAAGAAGACTTgttcttgttttgatttttgccCTCTTGTGTTATTTGCAAAGTCTTTTTGAAGGTGTTGTTGTTAGAAGAATGTTTTCTctccatttttaatttaatggaATTTGTGAATTTTTTGATCGGGAAAAGGGGAAATTGACGGTAACAACTTACTAAGCTATTGCTACGCTGGCTTTTGGTATTTGTTTGGAGAGAGAAAGTCATTGTATTTGGaatttatattgttttgttaattaatGATTTAGAGAAGATATTTTGGTGGAATATAATTCTACTATTAATGGTATTTGTTTGGAGAGAAAGTCACtgtatttggatttttttttttttgggtacaatgtatttggaatttttattgttttgttaattaataatttggAAGATATTTAACTGATTATGTTTTGGGTGGAAtataattctaaaaaaaaaagaatataattcTAATATTATTTGAGATTTCATTTCATCTATGAATATGTTAGTGAATTAATAGATAGATTTTCcaattatatatatcaacaaaaaaaatactgattttcataagataaaaaaatatactattgatttttattttttatatataatcgACACTATTGATTTTtcagtaaaatataaattaatcgACACTATTGATTAgaaagaaattgtttttttttttaaaaaaaaaaaagagagtctTGTATGACAACATTTAACGctttataaattataactaCTATCTTCCATGTATggttaaccaatttttaatcggtcaaattttttctttttatagattattttattatatggtTAATGAGCTTCCTCTAGGACGAATTATTCGGTAGAACTCAAGTTCGATTCTTAGTGAAAATAATTATTGGTCAAGCTTTTCTTACCTCCGATCGAACTCTGGATTATTTGGGAGAGGGCTTGCCTTTCCACCGAGAGCCAGagagtcaaaataaaaaaaataaatcattctTACTAAATTTCAATtctcattaattaaatattgagtAGTCAtgctatattatattttataatcttccggtaaaaaaaatatttataataaacgtctaaaaatattttatctttatttaaaaaatcatattaagtCTGTATCCTCTAGTTAATATGTATTGATTCACTTATCTTGTATGCATGCTTTGTTGATGTCTGACATAAAAGTTTgagaattattaattttaaattttttttaatctataacaatatataaaggggatagggGAGTTTTGACTGactttttttggtccattttgccctttactataatttgaaataacatttaacaataataccaacaataccctttatttttttagtagcaacaaattttttttattaacaaactcacaataacataagacatatatattttttttttacataagttagacacatacaggcgcggaacgcgcttgcctggcccgctagtaataataaaaaaaagacacatgttaaaatGTTTTCTTCAACGCTGAAATTGTCGCACATCTTCCTTAACGACTCACCTCTTTGCTGCAGCACCACCTCGACGGTCCACCTCTCTACTGCTATTGTTATGTCCTCATTGTCAAGAATTTCTTTTAGGAAGGGAAAGGTAAACCTATAATTCGAGGACTAGGACCCTCCTGAGAAGATTAAGAAATAGAGAATTTGGATAAAATTTTGCTTATTTCATTCATTCCTTACATAGGGTATATTATGTAGCAAAAAGTACAATAACAAAAAGATAGTACTGAATGCAAGGAAAGGAATAGTCAATAAATGACTTCTAGAACGTAATCTTATAGGATGTTTTCTCTCTCAATctcccgtgattcttttatataCCTcccaatattctaattttaccCTCGTAGAAAAATTTGATTTGCAGAAATTGATAGTTTCAGGGACCCAATATTCTCCCGAGAATTTAATTCTATTCTCTAGTTCTGAATTCTAATCCATAGAAAATTCTACTCCAattttcaatttccatttttaATACTTTCAATTTAAGatgttgattaaaaatatttatttggtagctaaagaaaaaaaaaactgttaaataattttattttttttaatgtttggcCTAGGGCTAATAAAATGgagaaatgatatttgtacaacaattttttatcaacatttgacaattttttctctcataCTCACattacattcttttttttttttgacggtaaaaagtttatagcatttcattattTAGAATGTTAACAATACAAGTGGGTATATCAATGAAAAGGTGGAAACTAGCTATAGAAGTGGCCACCCTTGCTAGAGCATGAGCATCCTCATtggcttgtctcctaataaactcaaCACTAGAGTTTCTAAAATAAGTTTTGTGCAAACGAACACAATCTCTAATAACATCACCAAGCTCAGACACATTATTGTGCTTACTATGAAAGCTTGTAACAACATTCTTGGAGTCTAGTTCAAAGTCCACATTTTCTAGCTGCAAATCATGAATCCATTTCAGAGCGCTAAGCAAACCAAGAGCTTCACCAATATCAGTATCTGTGATGGGTGACATCCATTCAGTTTTGGCTAGAACAAATTGTCCTTGATCATCTCGTATACACAttcttattccaactttattctGCCGAACAGAGAACGAAGCATCTATGTTACACTTGTACCGCCCTGTATGCGGCTTTTGCCAACGAGTTTCAGTTACTTGTTGTTGCTGCATACAGTTCCGTTGCTTGTATTGTTGTGCATTTCTCCAGTCCAATAATAAGTTGGTGGTTCTGTCACAAACTACATGAGTTGGTTCAATTTTATTCCCCCACACCCTATTGTTTCTTTGTTGCCAAATGCTCCATAATGTCACCATGAACAACGTTGAATGCTCTGAGTTAAACACCTGCAAAAGAGAAAAGATGATCTCTGCTATATGATTGTTAGCCTGCAAGTGTTGTTGAATAACATCTTTTCATCCAAGCTTTTGCCATATATTCTTTGCATTATTGCATAAGAAAAATAGATGAATATTATCTTCAAGCTCATCATCACAATGAACACAATTACCAGGACAATTAACACCCTTTTGGTTCAGTCGAAATCTAGTCGGAATGCAATTACGACATAACCGCCAAATaaagttcttaatttttggTGGAGCCGTTGCTTTCCAGATATAATGCCACTGACCTGGAACCTTCAGATGTGTAGTATCAATGGCCTCGTCATTGCAATAACGATATGCACTCTTAACTGAATAGTGCCCATCCTTTTCTAATCTCCAAATAACTTTGTCGACTGGAACTGAGTCTAACAGAGGAGTTTTCAAAATTTTCCTTGCACTACTATCATCAAACAAGGAGCAAATAAGAGGCAAATTCCACATCTTTGAATCAGACATCAACAAATCTGAGACTCTCATAGTGTCCATCACATGATTCATATGTATCGGTCGTGTAAAAATATCACCATCCAAGCTCCATTTATGATTCCAAACCGGGATATGGTTACCAGTACCAATACTCCACTTATATCCGCCACGAACAATAAATTTAGCACTCCAAATGCTTCGCCAAACATAGCTAGGATTATGCCCAATGCTCGAATCAAGAAAATCACTTTTAGGAAAATATTTAGCTTTGAATAATTTTGTGATTAAATTGCTTGGATCTGATAACAACTTCCAAGCTTGTTTTTCAAGCATTGCATACTTAAAAGCTTCAATGCTTTTAAAACCCAAGCCACCCGCATTCTTATTCTCTCTATCTCTTCCTTTTTCTCTCTATTGTTATTGTCCAATAAGaataagagaaaagaaaattgtCCTAAAAGTTGTACCAAAATTATTGTTCAAATAACATACCTCAATAAAATGTCAAGTACGAAGCTGCCTTTAAATGCTTTTAAGTTGCATTCATTCCATTGAGAATCGATTATCATCACCATATCAATTATCTTCTCCAAGACAAAAATCAGCCCAATATATACTATCCTTCACTTGAGAAGTTGTTGGAACATGAGCACCATTAATGTGTGAAAGTTGAACAAACTTGGTTGGAAAATGAAAGAATAAACACCCAAGGATTGTGGCCTTACAAATATTGaaatgtgaattgaaaaaagctGGAGAAGTTCCACATTTTAAAGAACACACTTTATTAGTGTTTATACATTCTAAGGTGACAACTGTAGGATATTTtatatcttaatttattttaaacattattttatattattatgtatgttaattattattaaattccTTTGAACCAAGTTATCATTCGTAATTAAAAGGGTGGATTTTCGGTTAATGCCTTTTAATTTAGTAACGTTGCCTTTTATTTCTAATAAACAGATTTTATGGTTTACTTAATAACATGACCAATGGCTTGATCAGTTTAAGGGACTATGAGTATTTATATTGATTTACGTGGGTTTGAGAAGGGGAGATATAGAGAGAAGAGGTGAGACCGAAAGAGTGAAGAAGAAATGATATAAGCTATGCAAACATATATGATaagtaatactccctccggtcctttttataaggaacacttagggcaaaaaatttggtcctttttataagaaactttgaccaattttcaaatgttttaaatgttcaatttcacttatgcccttatttattatgagagagaatttaaaaataagtaagttagttgaataaagagtaattaaataagggtatacatggaataaatttaaatttataagagtattaaatgaaaataactatgttaaatgtgtttcattggtctgtgtgattttttcaaagtgttccttataaa encodes:
- the LOC123920135 gene encoding uncharacterized protein LOC123920135 is translated as MTFSLQTNTKSQRSNSLVSCYRQFPLFPIKKFTNSIKLKMERKHSSNNNTFKKTLQITQEGKNQNKNKSSFTEQDSLVLLQKYDASTLLKLLQEVASHDRWKINWNEMVKKTSTGISSAKEYQMLWRHLAYGHSLIDADFEDDDLPLDDDSDLECEKETLPSIPKQTALQAAACVQVMISSVPMSECNPTSATIEAPLTINVPTPSSHASCSTSSQPFNNLIQKPNIVFPVIVERQTRLNNVSSTTKYVQNNGLVGHNVTSNIQRKRKGWTKEEDMQLQAAVEKWGEGNWADIAGRDDFTIDKTAAQLSKRWRILRNKVGGNN
- the LOC123922392 gene encoding uncharacterized protein LOC123922392, with protein sequence MVMIIDSQWNECNLKAFKGSFREKGRDRENKNAGGLGFKSIEAFKYAMLEKQAWKLLSDPSNLITKLFKAKYFPKSDFLDSSIGHNPSYVWRSIWSAKFIVRGGYKWSIGTGNHIPVWNHKWSLDGDIFTRPIHMNHVMDTMRVSDLLMSDSKMWNLPLICSLFDDSSARKILKTPLLDSVPVDKVIWRLEKDGHYSVKSAYRYCNDEAIDTTHLKVPGQWHYIWKATAPPKIKNFIWRLCRNCIPTRFRLNQKGVNCPGNCVFNSEHSTLFMVTLWSIWQQRNNRVWGNKIEPTHVVCDRTTNLLLDWRNAQQYKQRNCMQQQQVTETRWQKPHTGRYKCNIDASFSVRQNKVGIRMCIRDDQGQFVLAKTEWMSPITDTDIGEALGLLSALKWIHDLQLENVDFELDSKNVVTSFHSKHNNVSELGDVIRDCVRLHKTYFRNSSVEFIRRQANEDAHALARVATSIASFHLFIDIPTCIVNILNNEML